A region from the Anaerolineales bacterium genome encodes:
- a CDS encoding PaaI family thioesterase, with protein MPEKAFQDYYREEYSHCYGCGRLNGYGLQIKSHWEGDETVMRFIPEPYHIAFPGYVYGGLIASLIDCHSTGSAAAAAYRAEGRPMDSDPPLRFLTAALHVDYLRPTPLGVELEIRSKIKEIKGRKVIVTSDLYAEGEVCARGEVVAVQVPEHLLPDVSGSNAGL; from the coding sequence ATGCCAGAGAAGGCGTTTCAGGATTACTACCGTGAGGAATACAGCCACTGCTACGGCTGTGGTCGTTTGAACGGCTACGGCCTTCAGATCAAGAGTCATTGGGAAGGGGATGAGACCGTGATGCGTTTCATTCCGGAACCCTACCACATCGCCTTTCCCGGATATGTTTACGGGGGATTGATCGCCTCCCTAATCGACTGCCACAGCACGGGTTCGGCGGCCGCAGCGGCCTACCGCGCCGAGGGGCGTCCCATGGATTCGGATCCACCGCTCCGCTTCCTGACCGCCGCATTACACGTCGATTATCTTCGCCCGACGCCGCTGGGCGTAGAGTTGGAGATTCGCAGCAAGATCAAGGAGATCAAAGGCAGAAAGGTGATCGTCACTTCCGATCTCTATGCGGAAGGCGAAGTTTGTGCGCGCGGAGAAGTGGTGGCCGTTCAGGTGCCGGAACATCTGCTTCCCGACGTGTCCGGCTCGAACGCCGGCCTCTAA
- a CDS encoding DUF933 domain-containing protein, with translation MIRLGIIGLPSSGKTTIYNMLSGADLPVGPSGAAARFEVHTATVDVPDSRLDRLSDLLNPNKKTYTKVVYADVGGFQVEARSTELPGPVVNQLEQVDGFLHVVRAFDDPAVPHPAGSVDPERDITTLETEFLLHDMLMVERRLERLAEERQKGGRDRAVIDREMALFERLGAVLEDGTPLREYEIKPEEKEALSGYGLLSGKPVLIVVNQAEGQDAAHIESHSDRMCVMQLYGKLEMEIAQLSNEEAREFLEEYGIQESGREAIVRTSFDLLDLLSFFTVNESEARAWTLERGSSVLEAAASIHSDMARGFIRAEVIAWDALIELGGLAPARAEGKLRL, from the coding sequence ATGATTCGACTTGGCATCATCGGGCTGCCTTCGAGCGGCAAGACGACCATTTACAACATGCTCTCCGGCGCAGATCTTCCCGTCGGCCCATCGGGAGCTGCAGCGAGATTCGAAGTCCATACGGCAACCGTCGACGTGCCTGATTCCCGCCTCGATCGTTTGAGCGATTTGCTGAATCCAAACAAGAAGACCTACACCAAGGTCGTCTACGCGGACGTCGGCGGTTTTCAGGTGGAGGCCAGGTCCACGGAGCTGCCTGGTCCTGTGGTAAATCAATTGGAGCAGGTGGACGGTTTTCTCCACGTGGTGCGGGCGTTCGACGATCCGGCCGTTCCCCATCCTGCGGGCAGCGTCGATCCCGAGCGCGACATCACGACGCTGGAGACGGAATTCCTGCTGCACGATATGTTAATGGTGGAACGACGCCTCGAGCGTCTGGCGGAGGAACGCCAGAAAGGGGGGCGCGATCGAGCGGTCATCGACCGGGAGATGGCGCTGTTCGAACGGCTTGGGGCGGTACTCGAAGATGGTACGCCGTTGCGCGAGTACGAGATCAAGCCGGAGGAGAAGGAAGCCCTGTCGGGGTATGGCCTGCTCTCGGGAAAGCCGGTCTTGATCGTGGTCAATCAAGCCGAAGGCCAGGATGCCGCTCATATCGAATCCCATTCCGACCGTATGTGCGTGATGCAGTTGTACGGAAAGCTGGAAATGGAAATCGCACAGCTATCCAACGAAGAAGCCCGGGAATTTCTCGAAGAATACGGAATCCAGGAATCCGGCCGTGAGGCGATCGTGCGCACTTCGTTCGATTTACTCGATCTGCTTTCCTTTTTCACCGTAAACGAAAGCGAAGCGCGGGCATGGACGTTGGAACGCGGAAGCAGCGTGCTCGAAGCGGCGGCGAGCATACATTCGGACATGGCGCGCGGCTTCATCCGCGCAGAGGTAATCGCCTGGGATGCGTTGATTGAACTGGGCGGTTTGGCGCCTGCGAGGGCCGAGGGGAAATTGCGTTTG
- a CDS encoding DinB family protein: protein MNKSKLLESIRQAHARLEQTVAAVPQNRMLVPGVEGENSVKDLLSHISTWERRMIVWLKESLQDREPEMLPSGMTWDDLDRWNAETFEQQRGLELERVLKEFRASYAEALRIVEDIDEQMLLDPDRFPWRDGHPLWEMISANMDWHYPEHEKSIRTWLETVEKK, encoded by the coding sequence ATGAACAAAAGCAAACTGCTGGAATCCATTCGGCAGGCGCATGCCAGGTTGGAGCAGACGGTTGCCGCAGTTCCGCAGAACCGCATGTTGGTTCCCGGAGTGGAAGGCGAGAATTCGGTGAAAGATCTTCTCTCTCACATCAGCACCTGGGAGCGGCGCATGATCGTTTGGCTGAAAGAATCGCTTCAAGACCGCGAACCCGAAATGCTGCCCTCCGGGATGACGTGGGACGACCTGGATCGCTGGAACGCTGAAACTTTCGAACAGCAGCGCGGTTTGGAATTGGAAAGAGTGCTGAAAGAGTTCCGCGCTTCCTACGCTGAAGCCCTCCGAATCGTCGAAGATATCGATGAACAGATGCTGCTCGATCCCGACCGTTTCCCATGGCGGGACGGGCACCCTCTTTGGGAGATGATCTCCGCGAACATGGATTGGCATTACCCGGAACACGAAAAATCTATCCGGACCTGGCTCGAGACCGTTGAGAAAAAGTAA